TGGAAACAAGAACTGGATGTGAAGCCCGAATGGATGTTAAATTTGTACCAGAAAGTGGAAAGTGGCATATCTTTTATTTCTCTGACGAACACAACCATGATCTATTGGATACACAATTCAGTGCTATGTTGCCTACCCACATAAAAATGTCAGAGGCAGATATTATGCAAATGATGAACATGCTAAAGTCAGGGATCAGCACCTCACAGATATTTGGTCTTCTAGCTAGTCAAGCACGCAGGTACGAATTTGTTGGCGATGGTCCCAGAGATATGTACAATGAGATTGCTCGGCAAAGGCGTCAAATTCCTGGTGATGCAGCACGAGTGTTGAAGAAGTTGGAGGATATGCGGTTGAAGGATCCACAATTATATTTCAAGGCATGTCACGATTCAAGAGGTTTGTTACGTAATTTGTTCTGGTCTGATGGGATTAGCCAACTAGACTACCGACTCTTCGGGGATGTTATTGCTTTTGATACTACGTACAAGAAGAACAAGTATAGTTGTCCATTAGTAATATTCAGCGAGGTTAACCACCACAACCAAACAATTGTTTTTGCTGCTGCGTTAATTGCGGACGAAACTACTGATACATATGTTTGGCTCCTGCGTCAGCTCATGTTTGCAATGAGGGGCAAGACCCCGACCTCAATCATAACTGATGGGGCCATGGCGATTAGGAATGCAGTGAGAGATGTATTTCCCGAAGTCAGACATAGATTATGCGCTTGGCACCTTATTCGAAATGCAACTAGCAATGTTGGAAATCCATCGTTTACatctaaatttagaaaaatcatGACAGGAGACTATGAGATTCCCGTGTTTAAGCATAAGTGGGTTCAGCTTATTGAAGAATTTGGCATTGAGGATAAGCCGTGGGTGATCAACATGTACGAAGAGAAGCATATGTGGGCTATTGCATATCTAAGAGGAAAATTCTTTGCTAGCTTTAGAACTACATCAAGATGTGAAGGTTTACACTCAATAGTGGGAAGGTATGTGGGGTCGCGGTATGATTTGACAAGTTTTGTAGAGCATTTTCAAAGGTGTGTAGCACACATGCGCTTTAACGAATTTAATGCTGATTATGAATCTACACGTGGGGTGCCCGTCATGCAAACTTGTATAGAGCTGCTAGAGAGATATGCTGCTGAGTTATACACTCATGagatatttcttttctttcggcCATTTTTCTCCAGAGCTGGATCAATGCGGGTTCTAAACATAGATAATACCGATGATTGCATAAAGTACATTGTGTGTAAGCATGGGAGGCCCGATTTTACGTGGACCGTTGATTTTCGTTAAGAAGAAATGATCTTCATGTGTACCTGTTTACGAATGGAGTCATTTGGTATTCCCTGCGAACATATTGTGAAAGTAATGGTTGACAGAGACATCCGTGAGATTTCCCGGTCATTGGTATTGGATAGATGGACAAAAAAGGTTAAATCAGCACTGAATGATCCAAGTGGGTTCACCAGGGATGCTGTTGTTATTAGTCGTCAAAGTGCTTTGGTGGAATATTCTAAACAACTGGCTACTGTTGCTGCTAAAGTACCAGAGAGATATGAAGAGACACGTGATTTAATTATGGGATTGTACTCATCTTACAAGGCTGCAGATGAAGGAGATAATCAACCTCACACAGGTGTAGCTAGAAATAGCAATCCGTATGTGCATCCAACCACTGGAGACTCAGGACAGCCATctaagaagaagaagcggcAACGTTGTAGTGTTTGTCAAATGGAAGGACATAAGAAGACAACATGTCCTTGGCAAAAGGACATTGACAACAACATTATTGAAGATGAAGCTAATGCTTCGGATGATGGCGACGTATATCCAGAACCGACGGCTGAGTTAGATAGTGATAATTAGCAACCTTCATATACTTAATATTTTTACGTAGAGAATCAGTTTCATATTtgtacttatttatttttttgcactatattaatgaaattttatatattcttcCAATAGTCGTGCGTATGCTTTTTAGAtgaaataattgtcaaataaataTCGGTTTGCGAAAAAGGGTAAAAAAACCTGGTCAATATAAAAGATCCGGACAAATGTTAAAACCGTCAATTTAAAAAACCGGTCGAACCGGTGGTTAACCGGTGAACCGCCCGGTTTAGTAGCGGTTTTTGGtttgaaagtaaaagagcaaaACGGCGTCATTTTAtctcttataaaaaaaaagaaaagaaaggctaGCTATACTAAATGCCACGGCAACCCACCAGACCCAATTCCCTTCCTCCCAATTCCCTCACTACCTAACCCTAGCACAGCAAACACCGTCGCCATCGTCAGCCCCCATCCCGCCGGCTCGTCGTGAAACCCCACCAGCCACCGTGAGCCCCTAGACACCACCACTCTTTTCTTCCTCCCCTCCTCTGTGCTCGTCGCGAAGCCCCACCAACCGCCGCGAATCTCTTCTCCTTCTCACCGTCTCTGTGCTCCTCGTGAAGCCCGCCTATGTGATCATCGTTGTCGGCAGCGACAGAAGGTGTCATCGTTGGCCTTGATCTCGTCGCCGTCCTGGACGTCTCTGCTTGGCTTCCATCTCTTCAAGCTcgctctctctccctctccggTCTCACCCTGTCTCACGCGAAATGCGAACGTCTCTGCTCGCGTGTCCTCCTCGCCGTCACCTCCGTTTAACTGCTCGGGCATCACCTCCTCTCGGACGTCTCTGTTGCTCGGTTGTCTTGTCTTATCCAGTGAGCTCTACTCCAGtgcttctttagtactttttttatttgaaattaattatgattaatatatacttttgagttaattattcttgttaatttgtATGGTTTTTGATAATccttttttagttaaatttttaaaataattttgttgattgttgatgaTAATTGTTAATTATGGTTTAATTAGTtgttttctgagttaatttttttcgttgttCATTGTTGTTAACAGAGCTGGATTATTGTTGTTAAAATAAATACGCACTAACCAAAGTATTACAATCTTTCTAGATTAATTTTAAGAACTGTGCATATTCCAAAACTCCTCGACCGATGCTATAATCTGTGACTTCTTATGGTTGATCCGACTCCGGAGTATATGCACCGCGGTTATCATGCGAATATCGTGATCATCAAGCTACAAATTATTCATTATGAATTAGTACCAAAAAATAGGGATTAAATATTAGAGAGTTGTTTTATAAATGCTCACCTTATTGTTACCATATGGCTTAAATTCATAAGTCATATGCATCCACTTCATCACCCAAGTTGCAGAATTCAAGCTTGAGGAACATTGAGGTATATCTTCTGGTCTTTCAATTTTGTAGTCATGAAATTGTTTATTATACTCTTGAATGCCATCATCCTTGTAAAAGTTTGACGTGACGACTTGCTCCAGTACGTGTGCCTGATTTCATTTCACtggttaaataataaaaacaaaataagatctaataagcttatgtaaatttttcCACGGACTTACTAGTGTCTTCATAACACGTTCACGATAGCGAATTCTGTCATCATTAAAATGGGTGTCCAGGTGATAGATTGTTCGCTCGCAAACTGATATTACCATTAGATACCAGTGGTCATCCTCTTGAATAGGAACATATATCTAAACCATAAAAATTTGCCCCTCGGTTATGTATGCTAATAATGGAAAACTATATCCAACAATGAATCTTAAGAAAAAATTCTTACATATTTTAAATCAGCAGTAGGTTgcataaatttataaatgtagtcttccatcttcttctttaaatctTTCTTGTTGAAGACATCCACCTAGTTCATTAATGCAAACCAATATAGTCTttagtacatgataaagaagtataGTTCTATATCAGCATTACATTTGTAACTTATGATAAATGAACTTATCTTTTCAGGGGTTATAGAACATACCGCAAATCTCGGTGGAAGTTGCCATGTTGTCTTGAAACTTATATCAGATTGAAAATCAGTGCAGTTCGACGCCGCTAATTCAAGAATCTGAATCACAATCCAAATATATTACGAGATTATGCCCAGAACCAAACGTAGATTAACTAATAGATTACTTGTGTACCTTATCAGTAATGGGTCTGTCAGGTATGAAATGTTCAAAGTCTGATCTAGTTGCTCTGATTGTATCTGTTATGACAAGCTCTTCACTGTATCAATTAAAAACTGAGACTCATTAAACTGGCCCTCATTCATCGACAACAAAGATAATATGAAATTAACTTACGATGGATCTAGCGATGCTGAAAATATATATG
The Arachis duranensis cultivar V14167 chromosome 5, aradu.V14167.gnm2.J7QH, whole genome shotgun sequence genome window above contains:
- the LOC110281488 gene encoding protein FAR1-RELATED SEQUENCE 5-like — its product is MNEQYQEDDDFNQQEELVSDQDMMDEQNEFEQDFRDEFTEGAFFSESDMSDYILEAAYAVDSVQDITSLKFSENVVEEIDKYHFSTLHLAFDFYMKYSKSKGFSARKSKTFKNSSGEIYRQMFVCHRQGFRMEKYYTMEKRKKEPRLETRTGCEARMDVKFVPESGKWHIFYFSDEHNHDLLDTQFSAMLPTHIKMSEADIMQMMNMLKSGISTSQIFGLLASQARRYEFVGDGPRDMYNEIARQRRQIPGDAARVLKKLEDMRLKDPQLYFKACHDSRGLLRNLFWSDGISQLDYRLFGDVIAFDTTYKKNKYSCPLVIFSEVNHHNQTIVFAAALIADETTDTYVWLLRQLMFAMRGKTPTSIITDGAMAIRNAVRDVFPEVRHRLCAWHLIRNATSNVGNPSFTSKFRKIMTGDYEIPVFKHKWVQLIEEFGIEDKPWVINMYEEKHMWAIAYLRGKFFASFRTTSRCEGLHSIVGRYVGSRYDLTSFVEHFQRCVAHMRFNEFNADYESTRGVPVMQTCIELLERYAAELYTHEIFLFFRPFFSRAGSMRVLNIDNTDDCIKYIVCKHGRPDFTWTVDFR
- the LOC127747450 gene encoding uncharacterized protein LOC127747450 translates to MQCQFMPTPTMRLLEDQIKACAYIFSASLDPSEELVITDTIRATRSDFEHFIPDRPITDKILELAASNCTDFQSDISFKTTWQLPPRFAVDVFNKKDLKKKMEDYIYKFMQPTADLKYIYVPIQEDDHWYLMVISVCERTIYHLDTHFNDDRIRYRERVMKTLAHVLEQVVTSNFYKDDGIQEYNKQFHDYKIERPEDIPQCSSSLNSATWVMKWMHMTYEFKPYGNNKLDDHDIRMITAVHILRSRINHKKSQIIASVEEFWNMHSS